The following proteins are encoded in a genomic region of Sparus aurata chromosome 11, fSpaAur1.1, whole genome shotgun sequence:
- the fsd1 gene encoding fibronectin type III and SPRY domain-containing protein 1, translating into MGDQKESLRKITHTLALKNEEISNFVCTLKQSLDNLEANSNRVQGDLESEFTSLHSVLDGMKESMLTRIKQERASRTYELQSQLSACSKALESSEELLELANQTMCSSETDGFNQAAKDIKDSVTMAPAFRLSLKAKASDNMSHLMVDFSQERGMLQSLKFLPVPATPEIQVSECQVCDNTVTIAWTLPEPDSKIDHYILEHRRTNHEGPPRIREDYPWMVLEGIKEMEHTLTGLRFDTRYMTFRVRACNKAVAGEFSEPVTLETHAFTFKLDAASSHQNLKVEDLSVEWDSSGGKIQEMRKEKNRTNSPMHSPARSALMSPKRAPTARPGRDRFTAESYTVLADTMIDAGQQYWEVKFDKESKAFAVGVALRSLGRFDQLGKSSASWCIHLNNWLQQSLTAKHNNKARTLDCPIPNSIGVYVNYDEGVLSFYNSKTKQLMHTFKTKFQQPVIPAFMVWNGSFSVVTGLQVPSIVQSGQRKNSGTSSSNASLT; encoded by the exons ATGGGAGACCAGAAG gAGTCTCTGCGTAAGATCACCCACACGCTGGCGTTGAAGAATGAGGAGATTTCCAACTTCGTCTGCACTCTGAAGCAGAGCCTCGACAACTTGGAG GCGAACTCCAACAGAGTCCAGGGGGACCTGGAGTCTGAGTTCACCTCCCTCCACTCTGTCCTGGACGGGATGAAGGAAAGCATGCTGACGCGTATCAAACAGGAGCGAGCCAGCCGCACGTACGAGCTGCAG AGTCAGCTGAGCGCCTGCTCCAAAGCCCTGGAGAGttcagaggagctgctggagctggcCAATCAGACGATGTGCTCCTCTGAAACGGACGGTTTCAACCAG gCGGCCAAAGACATTAAGGATAG CGTGACAATGGCTCCAGCCTTTCGCCTCTCCCTCAAGGCTAAAGCCAGTGACAACATGAGTCACTTGATGGTGGATTTCAGCCAGGAGAGGGGGATGTTGCAGAGCCTCAAGTTTCTCCCAg TTCCCGCCACTCCTGAGATCCAGGTGTCAGAGTGCCAGGTGTGCGATAACACCGTGACCATAGCTTGGACCCTGCCGGAGCCCGACAGCAAGATAGACCACTACATACTAGAGCATCGACGCACAAATCACGAGGGCCCGCCGCGCATCAGAGAGGACTACCCCTGGATGGTGTTGGAGGGGATAAAAGAGAtggaacacacactcacag GTCTGCGCTTCGACACCCGCTACATGACGTTCAGAGTGAGAGCGTGTAACAAGGCCGTGGCAGGAGAGTTCTCTGAGCCGGTAACACTAGAAACACACG CCTTCACCTTCAAGCTGGATGCTGCTTCGTCCCACCAGAACCTGAAAGTGGAGGACTTGAGTGTGGAGTGGGACAGCAGCGGAGGAAAGATACAGGAAATGCGCAAGGAAAAGAACCGAACAAACTCCCCGATGCACTCTCCAGCCAG ATCAGCCCTGATGTCACCTAAGAGAGCACCGACAGCCCGGCCCGGCAGAGACAgattcacagcagagtcctacACAGTTCTGG CTGACACCATGATTGACGCTGGCCAGCAGTACTGGGAGGTGAAGTTCGACAAGGAGAGCAAAGCCTTTGCCGTGGGCGTCGCCCTGCGGAGCCTCGGCCGATTCGACCAGTTGGGGAAAAGCAGCGCCTCGTGGTGCATCCACCTGAACAACTGGCTGCAGCAGAGCCTCACAGCCAAGCACAACAACAAGGCTCGGACACTGGACTGTCCCATCCCAAACAGTATAGGGGTCTACGTCAACTATGACGAAG GTGTTCTGTCTTTCTACAACTCAAAAACTAAACAGCTGATGCACACTTTCAAAACCAAGTTCCAGCAGCCAGTCATACCAGCTTTCATG GTGTGGAACGGCAGTTTCTCGGTCGTGACAGGCCTGCAGGTTCCCAGTATTGTGCAGAGCGGCCAGAGGAAGAACAGCGGCACCAGCAGCTCCAACGCCAGCCTCACCTAG
- the LOC115591280 gene encoding signal-transducing adaptor protein 1-like, giving the protein MAKRAARQRTQLPTCYYEGYLEKRSFKDKTSRKLWTCLCGNNLFFFNEKRDMDYVEKLDLKELISLTDDNSQDRNLDAARLNMQMKEGNIKFTVPSAEARELWKGFIYSVTELSVPSSLNLLPGQIQMLKEAVEREKERLKTTTPPPPAATNSSPYISLIADMPVCYYNLTRMEAELLLDREAKRGNLLLRPGGGGNNFAVTTRQDLDGSIFKHYRVSRKPEGGFNIDVDNPVPCATLHDVINYLVEKTDGVLIPLIIEEQYEKNISFIRSDNENGEKSVQQAPSNLVPPALPPKPGAQREPTPEPVPTSSEEEAIYLNDHELEKDTSKKAMMPPTPAPRKWTKSTSPPSTTAPTNRVRSNSDDVRRIPLAALSELKMKLEQKAKCVE; this is encoded by the exons ATGGCAAAGCGAGCCGCGCGGCAGAGGACCCAGCTGCCAACTTGTTACTATGAAGGATACCTGGAGAAGAGGTCGTTCAAAGACAAG acaTCGCGGAAACTGTGGACATGCCTGTGTGGAAACAATCTGTTCTTCTTCAATGAAAAGAGAGACATGGAT TACGTAGAGAAACTGGATCTGAAAGAATTGATCTCACTGACAGATGACAACAGCCAGGATCGTAACTTAGATGCAGCCAGACTCAACATGCAGATGAAGGAAGGAAATATCAAATTCACT GTACCGAGCGCAGAGGCCCGCGAGCTGTGGAAGGGCTTCATCTACTCTGTGACCGAG CTGTCGGTCCCATCCTCCCTCAACCTTCTGCCGGGTCAGATCCAGATGCTGAAAGAGGCCGtcgaaagagagaaagaaagactaaaaaccaccacccctcctccacctgctgccaCCAACTCCAGCCCTTACATCAGCCTCATAGCAGATATGCCAGT CTGTTACTACAATTTGACCCGTATggaggcagagctgctgctggacagagAGGCCAAGAGAGGGAACCTGCTGCTGCGGCCCGGAGGAGGTGGAAACAACTTCGCCGTCACCACCAGACAGGACCTTGatgg ctCGATTTTCAAACACTACCGCGTGTCTCGTAAACCGGAAGGGGGCTTCAACATTGACGTCGACAACCCT GTCCCCTGTGCAACGCTACATGATGTGATCAACTACTTGGTGGAGAAGACCGACGGAGTTTTGATTCCTCTCATCATCGAGGAGCAATATGAGAAAAACATCT cttttattCGCTCTGATAATGAAAATGGAGAGAAGAGCGTTCAGCAGGCCCCGTCGAACCTTGTCCCACCAGCTCTTCCCCCCAAACCAG GTGCTCAAAGAGAACCGACTCCTGAACCAGTGCCAACATCGTCTGAAGAAGAAGCAATTTACCTGAACGACCATG AACTGGAGAAAGACACTTCAAAGAAAGCAATGATGCCTCCAACTCCTGCTCCTCGCAAGTGGACCAAGTCTACATCACCCCCCTCCACTACTGCCCCAACGAACAGGGTGAGATCCAACTCAGACGACGTAAGGCGAA TTCCCCTTGCAGCACTGTCTGAGCTGAAAATGAAGCTGGAACAAAAGGCGAAGTGTGTAGAGTGA
- the LOC115591281 gene encoding ras-related protein Rab-11B-like gives MGNRDDEYDFLFKVVLIGDSGVGKSNLLSRFTRNEFNLESKSTIGVEFATRSIQVDGKTIKAQIWDTAGQERYRAITSAYYRGAVGALLVYDIAKHLTYENVERWLKELRDHADNNIVIMLVGNKSDLRHLRAVPTDEARAFAEKNTLSFIETSALDSTNVEEAFKSILTEIYRIVSQKQIADRSAHDESPGNNVVDISVPPTTDGQKGNKLQCCQSL, from the exons atgggGAACAGAGACGACGAGTATGACTTCTTGTTCAAAG TCGTACTTATCGGAGACTCAGGTGTGGGGAAGAGTAACCTGCTGTCCCGTTTCACGAGAAATGAGTTCAACCTGGAGAGCAAGAGCACCATCGGGGTGGAGTTCGCCACCCGCAGCATCCAGGTGGACGGCAAGACGATAAAGGCTCAAATCTGGGACACAGCTGGACAGGAACGCTACAGAGCCATCACCTCAGC GTATTACCGGGGTGCTGTCGGAGCTCTCCTAGTCTACGACATCGCCAAGCACCTGACATACGAGAACGTCGAGCGCTGGCTGAAGGAGCTGAGGGACCACGCTGACAACAACATCGTCATCATGCTGGTGGGAAACAAGAGCGACCTCCGCCACCTCAGGGCAGTGCCCACTGACGAGGCTCGAGCCTTCGCAG aaaagaacactctgtcatttaTTGAGACTTCAGCGTTGGACTCCACAAATGTAGAAGAGGCATTCAAGAGCATTTTAACAG AAATCTACCGCATTGTGTCACAGAAGCAGATAGCGGACAGATCTGCACACGATGAGTCTCCGGGCAACAACGTAGTGGACATCAGTGTCCCTCCGACCACTGACGGGCAGAAGGGGAACAAACTGCAGTGCTGCCAAAGCCTGTGA